One Desulfuromonas thiophila genomic window carries:
- the kdsB gene encoding 3-deoxy-manno-octulosonate cytidylyltransferase has protein sequence MSVVAILPARYASTRFPGKPLADILGQTMIERVYRRTASARLVQRVLVATDDERIAVAVRAFGGEVVMTRADHETGTDRLAEVAATLDAQLIVNVQGDEPLIDPAMIDEAIAPLLADETITMGTLMAPLHTAEELFNPNVVKVVTDRRGFALYFSRAPIPWQRDAPTQLAAAAAPALGRHVGLYVYRRDFLLRYADLAPTPLEQVEKLEQLRVLEQGERIYVARTTCVSLGVDTPEDLDRVRQLLREEQARQG, from the coding sequence GTGAGCGTTGTTGCCATTCTGCCGGCGCGTTATGCTTCGACGCGTTTTCCGGGCAAGCCTCTGGCCGATATCCTTGGTCAGACCATGATCGAGCGGGTTTACCGCCGCACGGCCTCGGCCCGCCTGGTGCAGCGGGTGCTGGTGGCTACTGACGATGAGCGCATTGCCGTTGCCGTGCGTGCGTTTGGCGGTGAGGTGGTAATGACCCGAGCCGATCATGAAACCGGTACCGACCGTCTGGCCGAGGTGGCGGCAACCCTGGATGCCCAGCTGATTGTCAACGTGCAGGGGGATGAACCGCTGATTGATCCGGCCATGATTGACGAGGCCATTGCGCCTTTGCTGGCAGATGAAACGATTACCATGGGAACCCTGATGGCCCCGTTGCATACGGCTGAAGAACTTTTTAACCCCAATGTCGTCAAGGTGGTGACGGATCGCCGGGGGTTCGCCCTGTATTTTTCCCGCGCACCCATACCCTGGCAACGTGACGCGCCCACGCAGCTGGCCGCGGCGGCGGCACCGGCGCTGGGGCGACATGTCGGCCTGTACGTCTACCGCCGGGATTTTCTGCTGCGTTATGCCGATCTGGCACCAACGCCGTTGGAGCAGGTTGAAAAGCTTGAGCAGTTGCGGGTGCTGGAGCAGGGGGAGCGGATCTATGTTGCTCGCACGACCTGTGTCAGTTTGGGGGTGGATACACCGGAGGATCTCGATCGCGTACGGCAGCTGTTGCGAGAGGAGCAGGCCCGACAGGGTTGA
- a CDS encoding Fur family transcriptional regulator — protein MGAVKKQFCEYLAKHNLKVTRQREIILEAFLQSPSHLSAEELYLRLRKEHPNIGYATVYRTMKLLAECGIAAQRHFGDRQTRYEPSTSEDHHYHLICESCGQIVEFEDERIEQLLQQVASAHQFHLNHQRLELYGLCPKCQTR, from the coding sequence ATGGGGGCGGTTAAAAAACAGTTCTGTGAATATCTGGCCAAGCACAACCTGAAGGTGACGCGACAGCGCGAGATAATTCTCGAAGCCTTTCTGCAGTCGCCGTCACATCTGTCTGCCGAGGAACTCTATTTGCGCCTGCGCAAGGAGCATCCCAATATCGGCTACGCCACGGTGTATCGCACCATGAAGTTGCTGGCCGAATGTGGCATCGCTGCCCAGCGTCATTTCGGCGACCGCCAGACGCGTTACGAGCCAAGCACCAGCGAAGACCACCACTATCATCTGATCTGCGAAAGTTGCGGCCAGATTGTCGAATTCGAGGATGAACGCATCGAGCAGCTGCTGCAGCAGGTGGCGTCGGCGCACCAGTTTCATCTCAATCACCAGCGGCTGGAACTCTACGGTCTATGCCCCAAATGCCAGACCCGCTGA
- a CDS encoding KdsC family phosphatase, whose amino-acid sequence MIRERMRNIRLLLLDVDGVLTDGRIIYDHNGVETKQFHVRDGHGLKLLQRAGIQVGIITGRQSEVVALRARELGIELVFQGAKNKLEPFRRILQQTGLRPEQVAYAGDDLIDLPVLRQVGCAFTVADAVEELFPYVDYVTRRPGGAGAVREICDLLLKQSGCWGEVTARYFAEVAE is encoded by the coding sequence ATGATCCGTGAACGTATGCGCAACATCCGCCTGCTGCTGCTTGATGTTGATGGCGTACTGACCGATGGCCGCATCATCTACGACCATAACGGCGTGGAGACCAAGCAGTTCCATGTGCGTGACGGGCATGGGTTGAAACTGCTGCAACGGGCCGGCATTCAGGTCGGCATCATTACCGGCCGGCAGTCGGAGGTGGTGGCCCTGCGGGCCCGCGAACTGGGTATCGAGCTGGTGTTTCAGGGGGCCAAGAACAAGCTGGAACCTTTCAGGCGGATTTTGCAGCAGACCGGTTTGCGGCCGGAGCAGGTGGCCTATGCCGGTGACGACCTGATCGATCTGCCGGTTTTGCGGCAGGTGGGTTGTGCCTTCACTGTGGCCGATGCGGTCGAGGAGCTGTTCCCCTATGTCGATTACGTCACCCGTCGACCGGGGGGCGCTGGTGCCGTGCGCGAAATCTGCGATCTGCTGCTGAAACAGTCCGGCTGCTGGGGCGAGGTGACGGCGCGCTATTTTGCCGAGGTCGCGGAGTAG
- a CDS encoding SbcC/MukB-like Walker B domain-containing protein — MRILQVRFKNLNSLVGEWQIDLMHPAFASDGIFAITGPTGAGKTTILDAVCLALYGRTPRLNKVTKSGNEIMSRQTGECFAEVTFETQSGRYRCHWSQHRARKKPDGELQAPKHEIANADSGEIFESRIRGVADQIESATGMDFDRFTRSMLLAQGGFAAFLQAAPDDRAPILEQITGTEIYSRISIRVHERKQQERDKLNLLQAETAGIVILEPEQEQETRQALETKQKEETELAAESALTGKAIAWLTTIDGLKKEIINLGDEASKLQGDIEAFKPEREKLGRALSAAELSGAFATLTATRKQQTDDRAALKTEQEALPGIESSAREQAGVLQSAEHQTASAKEELKAAAPTLQKVRSLDQKLADQKKAVSEGDEGCKKAAAKIDTDKKARLEERDKRSKAHEMLDLVSAYLKEHAQDEWLIGGLAGIEEQLRGLLSKQNEIVQKQAAQETANTTLERAAKSLDDCQKLSGIRKQELEDASKQLQQGKDGLSQLLGDRLLREYRTEKETLLREMAFLAKIAELEDHRAKLEDGKPCPLCGATEHPFAEGNVPVADETEKKIDSLTRLISKAEDQEAAIRKLEKTESLARNNLTEAEKLESAAAHDKKAAEKAQAEERDGLVKLRADFAERRQAVTTKLQPLGIADIPETDISSLVESLKKRLKAWQAQVKNKADIEKQIADIDSEVKRLDAVIETQSTALAEKLERLGALKKELATVSEERDGLYGDKNPDDEERRLNKAVSAAEGAEKQARERHSKLQQNWNTAKAHVESLKKRIEGREPELTKLENDFTAALAPLGFSDEEQFLAAILPSEGRAELTATAKDLDERQADLKARQKDRDTRLATEMARKITDKSLEELEPQLKEHEEALKELRDTIAGLKHKLSENTAAKERIKEKQAAIEAQKKECRRWENLHALIGSADGKKYRNFAQGLTFEMMVGHANRQLQKMSDRYLLVRDDAQPLELNVVDNYQAGEIRSTKNLSGGESFIVSLSLALGLSHMASKNVRVDSLFLDEGFGTLDEEALDTALETLAGLQQDGKLIGVISHVPALKERISTQIMVTPQTGGRSQISGPGCSSAPEGDRAFS; from the coding sequence ATGAGAATACTGCAGGTACGTTTCAAGAATCTGAACTCGCTGGTCGGCGAATGGCAAATCGACCTGATGCACCCGGCCTTCGCGTCTGATGGCATCTTTGCCATCACCGGTCCCACCGGCGCGGGGAAGACCACGATCCTCGACGCTGTTTGCCTCGCCCTTTACGGCCGGACGCCGCGCCTGAATAAGGTCACCAAGAGCGGAAACGAAATCATGTCCCGCCAGACCGGCGAATGCTTTGCCGAGGTGACCTTCGAAACCCAGTCTGGGCGTTACCGCTGTCACTGGAGCCAACACCGGGCACGCAAGAAGCCGGATGGCGAACTCCAGGCCCCGAAGCACGAAATTGCCAATGCCGATTCCGGCGAGATTTTCGAATCCAGGATCAGAGGTGTAGCCGACCAGATCGAGTCGGCGACCGGCATGGACTTTGATCGTTTCACCCGTTCCATGTTGCTGGCCCAGGGCGGCTTCGCCGCGTTTCTTCAGGCGGCGCCGGATGATCGGGCGCCGATCCTGGAGCAGATCACGGGCACAGAGATCTACAGCCGGATATCCATCCGAGTCCATGAACGGAAGCAGCAAGAGCGGGACAAGCTGAACCTGCTCCAGGCGGAAACGGCAGGCATCGTGATTCTTGAGCCGGAGCAGGAACAAGAGACCCGGCAGGCCCTCGAGACAAAGCAGAAGGAAGAGACAGAACTTGCGGCTGAATCCGCGCTGACCGGGAAGGCCATTGCCTGGCTCACCACCATCGATGGGCTGAAGAAGGAAATCATCAACCTGGGCGATGAAGCGAGCAAACTGCAGGGCGATATCGAGGCGTTCAAACCGGAGCGTGAAAAGCTGGGCCGGGCTTTAAGTGCCGCCGAACTCTCCGGTGCCTTCGCGACGCTCACCGCCACCCGTAAGCAGCAGACGGATGACAGAGCCGCACTGAAAACCGAGCAAGAGGCTCTTCCCGGAATCGAATCCTCCGCCAGGGAACAGGCCGGAGTACTGCAATCGGCTGAGCACCAAACCGCCAGCGCAAAAGAAGAGCTGAAAGCGGCCGCGCCCACATTGCAGAAGGTTCGCTCCCTGGATCAGAAACTTGCCGACCAGAAAAAAGCTGTTTCGGAAGGAGATGAGGGCTGTAAGAAGGCTGCGGCCAAGATTGACACTGACAAAAAAGCCCGGCTTGAAGAACGGGATAAACGGTCCAAGGCTCATGAAATGCTGGATCTTGTGAGCGCCTACCTCAAGGAGCATGCGCAGGATGAATGGCTGATCGGCGGTCTGGCTGGCATTGAAGAACAGCTGAGAGGCCTGCTCTCCAAGCAAAATGAAATCGTTCAAAAACAGGCCGCTCAAGAAACCGCCAATACGACTCTGGAACGGGCGGCAAAGTCACTCGACGACTGTCAGAAGCTATCCGGCATTCGGAAGCAGGAACTGGAGGACGCCTCGAAACAGCTTCAACAGGGCAAGGATGGTTTGAGCCAACTCCTGGGGGACCGCTTGCTGCGGGAATACCGCACCGAGAAGGAAACCCTGCTGCGTGAAATGGCCTTCCTGGCGAAGATTGCGGAGCTTGAAGATCATCGGGCAAAACTGGAAGATGGCAAGCCCTGTCCACTCTGCGGCGCAACCGAGCACCCGTTTGCGGAGGGGAATGTCCCTGTTGCCGATGAAACCGAAAAGAAGATCGATTCCCTGACCAGGCTGATCAGCAAAGCCGAGGATCAGGAAGCCGCCATCAGGAAACTCGAAAAAACTGAAAGCCTGGCCCGCAACAACCTGACGGAGGCTGAAAAGCTGGAGTCAGCAGCGGCTCATGACAAGAAGGCTGCCGAGAAAGCCCAGGCCGAGGAGAGGGACGGCCTGGTGAAACTGCGTGCCGATTTTGCCGAACGCAGGCAGGCCGTTACGACCAAACTTCAGCCGCTTGGCATTGCGGACATCCCTGAAACGGACATTTCATCACTGGTAGAATCACTTAAGAAGCGGCTGAAGGCGTGGCAGGCCCAGGTCAAGAACAAGGCGGACATCGAGAAACAGATTGCCGACATCGACAGCGAGGTGAAGCGGCTGGATGCGGTTATCGAAACGCAAAGCACCGCCCTGGCCGAAAAGCTGGAACGCCTGGGTGCCTTGAAAAAGGAACTCGCCACGGTCAGTGAAGAGCGTGATGGACTGTACGGCGACAAGAATCCCGACGATGAGGAGCGCCGTTTGAACAAGGCTGTTTCTGCTGCCGAAGGCGCCGAAAAGCAGGCCAGAGAACGGCACAGTAAGCTCCAGCAAAACTGGAATACCGCGAAGGCCCACGTCGAATCTCTGAAGAAACGCATCGAAGGGCGGGAACCCGAACTGACTAAGCTGGAAAATGATTTCACCGCAGCACTCGCGCCCCTTGGCTTTTCAGATGAAGAACAGTTCCTGGCGGCCATATTGCCTTCTGAAGGTCGGGCCGAGTTGACGGCTACGGCCAAGGATCTGGATGAGCGTCAGGCAGACCTGAAAGCCAGACAGAAGGATCGGGATACGCGCCTGGCCACGGAGATGGCCCGCAAGATCACCGACAAGTCGCTGGAAGAGCTTGAGCCCCAACTCAAGGAACACGAGGAAGCCCTGAAAGAGCTGCGTGACACCATTGCCGGTCTCAAGCACAAGCTCAGTGAGAATACGGCTGCAAAAGAGCGGATAAAAGAAAAACAGGCAGCTATCGAGGCCCAGAAAAAAGAGTGCCGCAGGTGGGAAAACCTGCACGCATTGATCGGCTCAGCGGACGGCAAGAAGTACCGCAATTTTGCCCAGGGGCTGACCTTTGAAATGATGGTTGGTCATGCCAACCGGCAGTTGCAGAAAATGTCTGATCGCTACCTGCTTGTCCGCGACGACGCTCAGCCCCTGGAACTCAACGTGGTCGACAACTACCAGGCTGGAGAGATCCGCTCCACCAAGAACCTTTCCGGCGGCGAGAGCTTTATCGTCAGCCTGTCTCTGGCTCTGGGTTTGTCCCATATGGCCAGCAAGAACGTCCGGGTGGATTCGCTGTTCCTGGATGAAGGCTTTGGCACCCTGGACGAGGAAGCCCTTGACACCGCTCTGGAAACCCTTGCGGGCCTGCAGCAGGACGGCAAGCTGATCGGTGTCATTTCGCATGTGCCGGCCCTGAAGGAGCGGATCAGCACACAGATCATGGTAACGCCGCAAACCGGGGGAAGAAGCCAGATATCCGGGCCGGGCTGCAGTTCGGCGCCCGAAGGCGACCGCGCCTTTTCTTGA
- the kdsA gene encoding 3-deoxy-8-phosphooctulonate synthase has protein sequence MSTPAPVQVGSLTLGGNRPMVLIAGPCVLEDLDTACRIAETLQEQCGRLGIPLIFKGSYDKANRTSVNAYRGPGLEEGLRILAQVKERFGLPVLSDVHEVSQIDSAEQVLDVIQIPAFLCRQTDLLVRAGRSGKVVNVKKGQFQAPWDMKHVVGKLASTGNEQIVLTERGASFGYNNLVVDMRSLLIMRQLGYPVVFDATHAVQLPGGNDGSSGGQRDYVGALSRAAVATGIDGLFWEVYEDPDCARCDGPNSLYLRDLPRLLAPLLEIDALVKRL, from the coding sequence ATGAGCACGCCCGCGCCTGTGCAGGTGGGATCGCTGACCCTTGGCGGCAACCGGCCGATGGTGCTGATTGCCGGCCCCTGTGTGCTGGAGGACCTCGATACCGCCTGTCGTATCGCCGAGACGCTGCAGGAGCAATGCGGGCGCTTGGGGATTCCGCTGATCTTCAAAGGTTCCTACGATAAGGCCAATCGCACCTCGGTGAACGCCTATCGCGGTCCCGGTCTGGAAGAGGGGCTTCGCATCCTGGCGCAGGTCAAGGAGCGCTTCGGTTTGCCGGTGCTGTCGGATGTGCACGAGGTCAGCCAGATCGATAGTGCTGAACAGGTGCTGGATGTGATTCAAATTCCGGCTTTTTTGTGCCGTCAGACCGATTTGCTGGTGCGGGCTGGTCGCAGCGGCAAGGTGGTCAATGTTAAGAAGGGGCAGTTTCAGGCGCCCTGGGATATGAAGCATGTGGTGGGCAAGCTGGCCTCTACCGGTAATGAGCAGATTGTTCTGACGGAACGGGGTGCCAGTTTTGGTTATAACAATCTGGTGGTGGATATGCGGTCGCTTCTGATCATGCGTCAGCTAGGTTATCCCGTGGTCTTCGATGCCACCCATGCGGTGCAGTTGCCGGGCGGCAATGATGGCAGTTCCGGCGGTCAGCGCGACTATGTTGGCGCTCTGTCGCGTGCGGCCGTGGCCACGGGGATCGATGGCCTGTTCTGGGAGGTGTACGAAGATCCCGACTGCGCCCGCTGCGACGGGCCAAATTCGCTTTATCTGCGCGATCTTCCGCGCTTACTGGCGCCACTGCTGGAGATTGACGCGCTGGTGAAGCGCCTATGA
- a CDS encoding exonuclease SbcCD subunit D C-terminal domain-containing protein — MNILHTSDWHLGRTLYGRKRYEEFAAFLDWLLKTINQRDIGILLVAGDVFDTSAPSHRAQELYYRFLCRVAASSCRHVVVVAGNHDSPSFLNAPKELLKALNVHVVGSSTASPEDEVLVLRNEQDDPELIVCAVPYLRDRDIRVAEAGESVEDKERKIIEGIRTHYATVAALAEQKREELGADIPIVGTGHLFTAGGQTVDGDGVRELYVGSLAQVTAGIFPAIFDYLALGHLHVPQKVGGSETMRYSGSPLPMGFGEAKQQKSVCQVEFKSTAASVQLIDVPVFQKLERIKGDWDGIRSRIIELSAIDDPERPGFWLEVIYDGTEVIGDLRERLEAAVSGTHMEILRIRNNRIIDRVLGQIHEEETLDDLNVNDVFERCLAVHEVPEDQRPELLRACQETVSSLYEDDVQAE, encoded by the coding sequence ATGAACATTCTGCATACCTCCGACTGGCATCTGGGCCGAACCCTCTATGGTCGTAAACGCTATGAGGAATTCGCCGCCTTTCTTGATTGGCTGCTGAAAACGATCAACCAGCGGGACATTGGGATATTGCTGGTGGCGGGTGATGTCTTTGATACCAGCGCTCCGAGCCATCGCGCTCAGGAACTCTATTACCGGTTCCTGTGCCGGGTGGCTGCTTCGTCCTGTCGGCATGTTGTCGTCGTCGCGGGCAACCACGATTCACCGTCCTTTCTCAATGCTCCCAAGGAGTTGCTCAAGGCCCTCAATGTCCACGTGGTCGGTAGTAGCACCGCATCGCCGGAAGACGAGGTGCTGGTGCTCCGTAATGAGCAGGACGATCCGGAATTGATTGTCTGCGCCGTGCCCTACCTCCGCGACAGGGATATCCGCGTGGCGGAGGCTGGTGAGAGCGTCGAGGACAAAGAGCGGAAGATTATTGAGGGTATCCGCACTCATTACGCCACCGTCGCCGCCCTGGCCGAACAGAAGCGTGAGGAACTCGGGGCCGATATTCCCATCGTTGGCACGGGGCATCTGTTCACCGCAGGCGGGCAAACCGTCGACGGCGATGGCGTGCGTGAACTTTATGTCGGCTCCCTGGCTCAGGTGACGGCCGGGATTTTTCCTGCGATTTTTGATTACCTGGCGCTTGGGCACCTCCATGTCCCGCAAAAGGTGGGCGGCTCCGAAACCATGCGCTACAGCGGCTCTCCTTTGCCCATGGGGTTCGGAGAGGCAAAACAGCAGAAGAGCGTTTGCCAGGTTGAGTTCAAAAGCACGGCTGCATCGGTACAGCTGATCGACGTGCCGGTGTTTCAGAAACTCGAGCGCATCAAGGGAGACTGGGACGGTATCCGGAGCCGCATCATTGAATTGTCGGCAATAGACGATCCAGAGCGACCAGGATTCTGGCTCGAAGTCATCTACGACGGCACTGAGGTCATTGGCGACCTGCGTGAGCGGCTGGAGGCCGCTGTTTCCGGGACACACATGGAAATCCTCCGGATCAGGAACAACCGCATCATCGACCGCGTGCTGGGACAAATCCATGAAGAGGAGACACTCGACGATCTGAACGTGAACGACGTGTTCGAACGCTGCCTCGCCGTCCATGAGGTGCCTGAAGACCAGCGGCCGGAGCTGCTTCGAGCCTGCCAGGAAACGGTCTCGTCTCTCTACGAAGACGACGTGCAGGCGGAATAG
- a CDS encoding CTP synthase has translation MKTKFLFVTGGVVSSLGKGLAAAAIGALMEARGLRVSMQKMDPYINVDPGTMSPFQHGEVFVTDDGAETDLDLGHYERYTSARLSRKSNFTTGQVYDSVIRKERRGDYLGGTVQVIPHITNEIKSKIIDNAQDVDLAIVEVGGTVGDIESLPFLEAIRQFRTDLGSENVLYIHLTLVPYLASAGELKTKPTQHSVKELREIGIQPDILLCRCDREIPRDMKSKIALFCNVREEAVITARDVASIYEVPVVYHDQGLDERIVDGLNIWTKAPDLNPWKEIVRRIKEPAGRTSIAIVGKYVELTESYKSLAEALIHGGIANDCRVELKYVDSEALERHGIGDIFADVQGILVPGGFGERGSEGKTAAIRYARENNLPFFGICLGMQMAVVEFARNVCKLEDSYSAEFRVEAKNPVIHIMEEQKRVTGKGGTMRLGAYQCDLAEDSLARRIYGQKTIFERHRHRYEFNNSYREQLQQGGLRISGLNPENDLVEIVELPDHSWFLACQFHPEFRSRPMEPHPLFESFVGACLARSRGGKS, from the coding sequence ATGAAAACAAAATTTCTGTTCGTAACCGGCGGAGTGGTGTCGTCCCTTGGCAAGGGTCTGGCGGCTGCCGCCATCGGCGCCCTGATGGAAGCGCGCGGCCTGCGGGTATCCATGCAGAAAATGGATCCTTATATTAATGTTGATCCTGGCACCATGAGCCCGTTCCAGCACGGCGAGGTTTTTGTCACGGACGATGGTGCCGAAACCGACCTGGATCTAGGGCATTACGAGCGTTACACCTCTGCCCGGTTGTCACGCAAATCAAACTTTACCACTGGTCAGGTTTACGACAGCGTTATCCGCAAGGAACGCCGTGGCGATTACCTGGGCGGTACGGTGCAGGTGATTCCGCACATTACCAACGAAATCAAGAGCAAGATCATCGACAACGCCCAGGATGTCGATCTGGCCATCGTCGAGGTGGGCGGTACCGTTGGCGATATCGAATCGCTCCCGTTTCTTGAGGCCATTCGCCAGTTCCGGACGGATTTGGGTTCGGAAAATGTGCTCTATATTCACCTGACCCTGGTACCCTATCTGGCCAGTGCCGGCGAGCTCAAAACCAAGCCGACTCAGCACAGTGTCAAGGAATTGCGCGAAATCGGCATTCAGCCGGACATTCTGCTGTGTCGTTGTGATCGCGAGATACCGCGCGACATGAAGAGCAAGATCGCCCTGTTCTGCAATGTGCGCGAAGAGGCCGTTATCACCGCACGCGATGTTGCCTCTATCTACGAGGTGCCGGTGGTCTATCACGATCAGGGGCTCGATGAGCGTATCGTCGACGGGCTTAACATCTGGACCAAGGCGCCGGATCTGAATCCGTGGAAGGAGATTGTCCGGCGCATCAAGGAGCCGGCCGGTCGCACCAGCATTGCCATCGTTGGCAAGTACGTCGAACTGACCGAAAGCTACAAATCGCTGGCCGAGGCGTTGATTCACGGCGGCATCGCCAATGACTGCCGGGTCGAGCTGAAGTATGTCGATTCCGAGGCACTGGAGCGTCATGGCATCGGAGATATCTTTGCCGATGTGCAGGGGATTCTGGTGCCGGGAGGTTTCGGCGAACGGGGCAGCGAGGGCAAGACGGCGGCCATTCGCTATGCGCGCGAGAACAATCTGCCGTTTTTTGGTATCTGTCTTGGCATGCAGATGGCCGTGGTGGAGTTTGCCCGCAATGTCTGCAAACTTGAAGACAGCTATTCGGCCGAGTTTCGCGTCGAGGCCAAGAATCCGGTGATCCACATCATGGAGGAGCAAAAGCGGGTGACGGGCAAGGGCGGTACCATGCGGCTAGGTGCCTACCAGTGTGATCTGGCGGAGGACAGCCTGGCGCGCCGTATCTATGGCCAGAAAACCATCTTCGAACGCCATCGTCACCGCTACGAATTCAATAACAGCTATCGTGAACAACTGCAGCAGGGCGGATTGCGGATCTCCGGCCTGAACCCGGAAAACGACCTGGTCGAGATTGTCGAACTGCCGGACCATAGCTGGTTTCTGGCCTGCCAGTTTCATCCGGAGTTCCGGTCGCGGCCGATGGAGCCGCATCCGTTGTTCGAGTCCTTTGTCGGTGCCTGTCTGGCTCGCAGTCGCGGAGGCAAGTCATGA
- a CDS encoding KpsF/GutQ family sugar-phosphate isomerase: MMAWDELITNACDTLRIEAQAVLALQQRIGESFCRAVELLAACEGRVVITGMGKSGLICQKIAATMASTGTPAFFLHPAEGIHGDLGMLMKGDVVVAVSNSGETEEIVRILPVIKRLGLKLVAMTGNPASSLGRAGDVTLDISVEREACPLGLAPTASTTATLAMGDALAVALLKLHDFKPEDFALFHPGGTLGKRLLLRVEDLMHSGEAIPLVGLQTPVQEALFEITSKKLGVTGVIDDVGALVGVFTDGDLRRCLRDSLSCLEKTMEQVMSRQPKRILRDNLAAKALQHMEQYQITSLFVFDQPDDRRPVGILHLHDLLKAGVV; encoded by the coding sequence ATGATGGCCTGGGATGAGCTGATCACCAATGCCTGCGACACCCTGCGCATCGAGGCACAGGCCGTGCTGGCCCTGCAGCAGCGTATCGGTGAGAGCTTCTGCCGAGCGGTGGAGCTGCTTGCTGCCTGTGAAGGGCGGGTGGTCATCACCGGCATGGGCAAATCGGGGCTGATCTGTCAGAAAATCGCCGCTACCATGGCTTCGACAGGCACGCCGGCCTTTTTCCTTCATCCGGCCGAGGGTATTCATGGTGACCTTGGTATGCTGATGAAGGGTGATGTGGTGGTGGCGGTATCGAATTCGGGCGAAACCGAGGAAATCGTCCGCATTCTGCCGGTAATCAAACGCTTGGGCCTGAAACTGGTGGCCATGACCGGTAATCCTGCCAGCAGCCTGGGTCGCGCCGGCGATGTGACGCTCGATATCTCCGTCGAGCGTGAAGCCTGTCCGTTGGGGCTGGCACCGACGGCCAGCACGACCGCTACCCTGGCCATGGGTGATGCTCTGGCGGTGGCGCTGCTGAAGCTGCACGATTTCAAGCCGGAGGATTTCGCCCTGTTTCATCCTGGCGGTACCCTGGGCAAGAGGTTGCTGCTGCGGGTGGAGGATCTGATGCACAGCGGTGAGGCCATCCCGCTGGTGGGGCTGCAGACTCCGGTGCAGGAGGCGCTGTTTGAGATCACCAGTAAAAAACTGGGCGTGACCGGCGTGATTGATGATGTGGGCGCGCTGGTTGGTGTTTTTACCGATGGCGATCTGCGCCGCTGTCTCAGGGACAGTCTGAGCTGCCTGGAGAAAACCATGGAGCAGGTCATGAGTCGGCAGCCCAAAAGGATTCTGCGCGACAATCTGGCGGCCAAGGCCTTGCAGCATATGGAACAATACCAGATTACCTCACTGTTTGTATTTGATCAGCCGGATGATCGGCGGCCGGTCGGCATTCTGCATCTGCACGATCTGCTCAAGGCGGGAGTTGTCTGA
- the lptC gene encoding LPS export ABC transporter periplasmic protein LptC, producing the protein MVRQRVRLVLLWLFIVLCGATLVTVLLGRRVPPLSDPVEQGEILADAALQHFQYSEIRDGRTFWSLEGETALYQLEQDRVELQPVTLTLPRADGILRLVAQNGTAWPNEQRITLEGAVELTRPDGYRVRCDRLIFEGKLGSEGQLSSDAAVELSGPQLQLSGSGLRYDLAQRQLHLQQTVRATLVPRP; encoded by the coding sequence ATGGTGCGCCAACGGGTCCGGCTTGTGCTGCTGTGGCTGTTTATTGTGCTCTGTGGCGCGACCCTGGTGACGGTGCTGCTTGGCCGCCGGGTGCCGCCACTGTCTGATCCTGTCGAACAGGGAGAAATCCTGGCCGATGCCGCTCTGCAGCATTTCCAGTACAGTGAAATCCGTGATGGCCGGACCTTCTGGAGTCTCGAAGGCGAGACGGCCCTGTACCAGCTGGAGCAGGACCGGGTGGAATTGCAGCCGGTGACACTGACTCTGCCGCGGGCCGACGGTATCCTGCGGCTTGTGGCGCAAAACGGCACGGCCTGGCCGAACGAACAGCGGATCACGCTGGAAGGCGCGGTGGAACTGACCCGCCCGGACGGCTACCGGGTACGCTGTGACCGGTTGATCTTTGAAGGCAAGCTTGGTAGTGAGGGGCAGCTGTCCAGCGATGCGGCGGTGGAACTGAGTGGGCCGCAACTGCAATTGAGTGGCAGCGGTTTGCGTTACGATCTGGCGCAGCGCCAGTTACACTTGCAACAGACGGTGCGGGCGACGCTGGTTCCCCGCCCTTAA